One stretch of Microcebus murinus isolate Inina chromosome 12, M.murinus_Inina_mat1.0, whole genome shotgun sequence DNA includes these proteins:
- the ZNF782 gene encoding zinc finger protein 782 isoform X2 has protein sequence MYMSQASVSFEDVTVEFTQEEWQQMGPAQRNLYRDVMLENYSHLVSVGYCFIKPELIFTLEQGEDPWLLETGKEFVSRSSPEDSQADEISEESPENHNKHLWQVLFTNKSLTTDQEISEKPWNLDINIFPAKVMPCDCDTAGPAYLGLSPLAPHCQYSKEKAHKHNKWLLNIKDDKNNIQEKSFVYSKTVKALGHKEEVIQHQTIQTLGQAFEYNKIRKAFLEKAALLTSRSAPQKVKSYKISKFGESRCDKSTFIVSQSIRPEEESHYEFGKNRNCFSRTTQETDTEGKSFSQKAHIREHQRIHGVKPFEYGKDFSHHSALPVHQRIHITNKSSEYVQRHIQRTCTETLSYQSTFSAHHRTHIRANPYECNECGKSCSMHSCLIQPQKIHTGEKPYECHECGKTFSEKSRLRKHERTHTGEKPYKCDGCEKAFSAKSGLRIHWRTHTGEKPFECNECGKSFNYKSILIVHQRTHTGEKPFECNECGKSFSHMSGLRNHRRTHTGERPYKCDECGKAFKLKSGLRKHHRTHTGEKPYKCNQCGKAFGQKSQLRGHHRIHTGEKPYKCNHCGESFSQKSNLRVHHRTHTGEKPYKCDECGKTFRQKSNLRGHQRTHTGEKPYECNECGKAFSEKSVLRKHLRTHTGEKPYNCNQCGEAFSQKSNLRVHQRTHTGEKPYKCDKCGKTFSQKSSLREHQKAHSGA, from the exons GGTACTGCTTTATAAAACCGGAACTGATCTTCACATTGGAACAAGGAGAAGATCCATGGTTATTAGAGACAGGAAAAGAATTTGTAAGCAGGAGCTCCCCAG aagACTCCCAAGCTGATGAAATCTCAGAGGAGAGCCCAGAAAACCACAACAAACATTTGTGGCAAGTTTTATTCACCAACAAATCATTGACTACAGACCAGGAAATTTCAGAAAAACCATGGAATCTGGACATAAACATTTTTCCTGCAAAAGTCATGCCTTGTGACTGTGACACTGCAGGGCCTGCTTACCTGGGTCTCAGCCCATTGGCCCCACACTGTCAGTATTCAAAAGAAAAGGCTCATAAGCATAATAAATGGCTCCTCAATattaaagatgacaaaaataatattcaagaGAAATCTTTTGTTTATAGTAAAACTGTGAAAGCCCTTGGTCATAAGGAAGAAGTTATTCAACATCAGACAATTCAGACTTTGGGGCAAGcttttgaatataataaaattagaaaagctTTCCTTGAAAAGGCTGCCCTCCTTACATCTAGGAGTGCTCCCCAAAAAGTGAAATCTTATAAAATCAGTAAATTTGGGGAAAGCAGATGTGATAAATCAACCTTCATTGTCTCTCAGAGCATTCGTCCAGAGGAGGAGAGTCACTACGAATttggtaaaaatagaaattgtttcAGTAGGACAACTCAAGAAACTGACACAGAAGGGAAATCTTTTAGCCAAAAAGCACACATTAgagaacatcagagaattcatggGGTGAAACCTTTTGAATATGGAAAAGATTTCAGCCATCATTCAGCCCTCCCGGtgcatcagagaattcacataACAAATAAATCCTCTGAGTATGTGCAGAGACATATACAGAGAACATGTACAGAGACATTGAGCTATCAGTCAACTTTCAGTGCCCATCACAGAACTCATATAAGAGCAAACCCTTATGagtgtaatgaatgtggaaaatctTGCTCTATGCATTCATGCTTGATTCAGCCTCAGaaaattcacacaggagagaaaccctatgaatgtcaTGAATGTGGAAAAACTTTCAGTGAGAAATCACGTCTAAGAAAACATGAGAgaactcacacaggagagaaaccatataaatgtgatGGATGTGAGAAAGCTTTCAGTGCAAAGTCAGGATTGAGGATACACTGGAGAACCCACACAGGGGAGAAACCCtttgaatgtaatgaatgtgggaagtcTTTCAACTATAAGTCAATCCTCATAGTGCATCAAAGaactcacacaggggagaaaccctttgaatgtaatgaatgtgggaaatctTTCAGCCATATGTCAGGCCTAAGGAATCATCGGAGAACTCACACAGGGGAAAGACCTtataaatgtgatgaatgtggaaaagctttcaaACTGAAGTCAGGTCTAAGAAAACATCATAGAACACATACAGgggagaagccctacaaatgcaATCAGTGTGGAAAAGCTTTCGGTCAGAAATCACAACTCAGAGGACATCATAGAATTCACACAGgggaaaaaccctacaaatgtaatcATTGTGGAGAATCTTTCAGTCAGAAATCAAATCTCAGAGTACATCACAGAACTCATACTGGGGAAAAACCCTATAAGTGTGATGAGTGTGGAAAAACTTTCAGGCAGAAGTCAAATCTCAGAGGGCATCAAAGaactcacacaggggagaaaccctatgaatgtaatgaatgtggaaaagctttcagtGAGAAGTCAGTCCTAAGAAAACATCTGCGAacacacacaggggagaaacCCTATAATTGTAATCAGTGTGGGGAAGCTTTCAGTCAGAAATCAAACCTCAGAGTACATCAGAGaactcacacaggggagaaaccctataaatgtgataaatgtgGGAAAACTTTCAGTCAGAAATCAAGCCTTAGAGAGCATCAGAAAGCCCACTCTGGGGCTTAA